One Natrinema longum genomic window carries:
- a CDS encoding shikimate kinase, with translation MDGRAVAPAAGTVLNALATGTGSAFAIDLETTATVELTEDGDVVGEVAGQPEADTTLVERCATMTIDDYAEQAGLDESTVGARVRTDSEVPMASGLKSSSAAANATVLATLDALAVADSVERIDACRLGVRAARDAGVTVTGAFDDASASMLGGVTVTDNTADALLAREEVDWHALVYTPPEQSYSADADVSACERIAPMAQLVEELALEGRYGEAMTVNGFAFSAALEFSTGPMIDALPDVAGVSLSGTGPSYVAVGERETLEAVQRRWDERKGTTRLLETRTDGTRTT, from the coding sequence ATGGATGGCCGTGCTGTCGCTCCCGCAGCCGGAACGGTACTCAACGCGCTCGCGACCGGGACCGGCTCGGCGTTCGCGATCGACCTCGAGACGACGGCGACCGTCGAACTCACCGAAGACGGGGATGTCGTCGGCGAGGTCGCCGGCCAGCCCGAGGCCGACACGACGCTCGTCGAACGCTGTGCGACGATGACGATCGACGACTACGCCGAGCAGGCCGGGCTGGACGAGTCGACCGTCGGCGCTCGTGTCCGGACCGACAGCGAGGTCCCGATGGCGTCCGGGTTGAAGAGTTCCAGCGCCGCGGCCAACGCGACGGTACTCGCGACGCTCGACGCCCTCGCGGTCGCCGATTCGGTCGAGCGAATCGACGCCTGTCGCCTCGGCGTTCGGGCGGCTCGCGACGCCGGCGTGACGGTCACCGGCGCGTTCGACGACGCCAGCGCGAGCATGCTCGGCGGCGTGACGGTAACCGACAACACGGCCGATGCGTTGCTCGCCCGCGAGGAAGTCGACTGGCACGCACTGGTCTACACCCCGCCCGAACAGTCCTACAGCGCCGATGCCGACGTCTCGGCCTGCGAGCGCATCGCGCCGATGGCCCAACTCGTCGAAGAACTCGCACTCGAGGGCCGGTACGGCGAGGCGATGACGGTCAACGGCTTCGCGTTCTCGGCTGCACTCGAGTTCTCGACGGGACCGATGATCGACGCCTTGCCCGATGTCGCCGGCGTCTCGCTGTCCGGAACGGGGCCGAGCTACGTCGCCGTCGGGGAGCGGGAGACGCTCGAGGCGGTCCAACGCCGGTGGGACGAGCGAAAGGGAACGACACGATTACTGGAGACGCGAACGGACGGAACACGAACGACATGA
- a CDS encoding chorismate mutase, producing the protein MTREPTDTVTDGGIDDEERTPEEMDLDELREEIRTIDQEIVELIAQRTYVADTIAAVKDEQGLPTTDEKQEQQVMERAGDNAEQFDVDANLVKAIFRLLIELNKVEQRENR; encoded by the coding sequence ATGACTCGAGAGCCAACGGACACGGTGACCGACGGTGGAATCGACGACGAGGAACGCACGCCCGAGGAGATGGACCTCGACGAACTCCGCGAGGAGATCCGGACGATCGATCAGGAGATCGTCGAGTTGATCGCCCAGCGGACGTACGTCGCGGACACGATCGCGGCGGTCAAAGACGAACAGGGGCTGCCGACGACCGACGAGAAACAGGAACAGCAGGTCATGGAGCGAGCGGGCGACAACGCCGAACAGTTCGACGTGGACGCGAACCTCGTCAAGGCGATCTTCCGGCTGTTGATCGAACTGAACAAGGTCGAGCAGCGAGAAAATAGGTAG
- a CDS encoding FG-GAP repeat protein produces the protein MKNTQRIETPIDDRNPTVTRRGLLAAGGLLAVSGLSGCLDRAAGAATNTGASPAAYWDGDATRATSGTEAIRAYGAGQTDVRYVPATIRGGAGFLSGEVDLEGWSTSAATSAQDYNSSRSNKPRSEWWGQSDDSDDANDDSHATVLEVERELLGHVDSALDAVSRRSKADSREALDAFIDATTTSLRPELDRCTSDVCSAVRESSDGRVKGVRAAMDAVDAEDWDEADGLLEEVRGVVEGDITRLEDARANDTRSNGSAVGTPDWIDDTDDDGDGIPDVVAALYDYLADDPTIGERFTVCLPDARLPADRGALADELTPRRVIEYFTGEPNGERCEANGREGAARIHRDIACRDLLSATLDEQSSKGSRGVAAFTTRGGVCVTGVLPDADGAETMLYVTEDRTTPKLYQGVAYAPDSLDEWGEETVADGVAVTPTLVCPVLATPADCPCPMPALFYVRRCKHDEQYLFTGGWLIDDGALYENTMTLLASEGPTEVVAVSAADVDGDGYGDLVTGRLSRPRSRYGTTMLSGGHDRDADYLPAALRTEDGADGLNALREGNDRVVRKKPGRTRGEQAGDDATDDGDAAEMLVMALDAPVVHLAAAEASNDVKFKAGAELSKSVN, from the coding sequence ATGAAGAATACGCAGCGCATCGAGACTCCGATAGACGATCGAAACCCGACTGTGACGCGCCGAGGGTTGCTCGCAGCCGGTGGGCTTCTCGCCGTAAGCGGGCTAAGCGGGTGTCTCGATCGGGCTGCGGGCGCGGCGACGAACACCGGGGCCTCACCGGCCGCGTACTGGGACGGCGACGCCACACGCGCGACGTCGGGTACCGAGGCGATCCGCGCGTACGGGGCAGGTCAGACGGACGTCCGGTACGTGCCGGCCACGATTCGGGGCGGTGCCGGCTTCCTCTCCGGCGAGGTCGACCTCGAGGGCTGGAGCACCAGCGCCGCCACGAGCGCACAGGACTACAACTCCTCGCGGTCGAACAAACCGCGCAGCGAGTGGTGGGGCCAGTCCGACGACAGCGACGACGCCAACGACGACAGCCACGCTACGGTACTCGAGGTCGAACGGGAGCTGTTAGGCCACGTCGATTCGGCGCTGGACGCCGTGAGCCGACGATCGAAAGCCGATAGCAGGGAGGCACTCGACGCGTTCATCGACGCCACGACCACGTCGCTCAGGCCCGAACTCGACCGCTGTACCAGCGACGTCTGTTCGGCCGTCCGGGAGAGTTCCGACGGTCGAGTAAAGGGCGTTCGTGCCGCGATGGACGCCGTCGATGCCGAAGACTGGGACGAGGCAGACGGACTGCTCGAGGAGGTTCGGGGCGTCGTCGAGGGAGACATCACGCGGTTGGAGGATGCCCGTGCCAACGACACGCGAAGTAACGGATCGGCGGTCGGGACTCCGGACTGGATCGACGACACGGACGACGACGGCGACGGCATTCCCGACGTCGTCGCGGCGCTGTACGACTACCTCGCCGACGACCCGACCATCGGCGAGCGGTTCACCGTCTGTCTCCCCGACGCCCGTCTGCCGGCCGACCGCGGCGCGCTGGCCGACGAACTCACGCCACGACGGGTGATCGAGTACTTTACCGGCGAGCCAAACGGCGAGCGATGCGAAGCGAACGGACGCGAGGGGGCTGCCAGAATCCACCGAGATATCGCGTGCCGTGACCTCCTGTCGGCAACGCTCGACGAACAGTCCTCCAAGGGCAGCCGGGGCGTCGCTGCGTTCACGACACGCGGTGGCGTCTGCGTCACGGGCGTCCTCCCGGACGCCGACGGTGCCGAAACGATGCTGTACGTCACGGAGGACAGGACGACGCCGAAGCTGTACCAGGGCGTCGCGTACGCGCCCGACTCTCTCGATGAGTGGGGAGAGGAAACGGTGGCAGATGGCGTCGCCGTGACGCCGACGCTGGTCTGTCCCGTGCTGGCGACGCCGGCGGATTGCCCGTGCCCGATGCCCGCGCTGTTCTACGTTCGGCGCTGTAAGCATGACGAGCAGTACCTATTCACCGGCGGGTGGCTGATCGACGACGGCGCACTCTACGAGAACACCATGACCCTCCTGGCCAGCGAGGGCCCGACGGAGGTCGTCGCCGTTTCCGCGGCCGACGTCGACGGCGACGGCTACGGCGACCTCGTCACCGGCCGCCTCTCGCGTCCCCGCAGTCGCTACGGAACGACGATGCTCAGCGGTGGGCACGACCGGGACGCCGACTACCTGCCGGCGGCACTCCGGACCGAGGACGGAGCAGACGGGCTGAACGCGTTGCGAGAAGGCAACGACCGGGTCGTTCGCAAAAAGCCGGGCCGAACACGCGGAGAGCAGGCGGGTGATGACGCTACCGATGACGGCGACGCAGCCGAGATGCTCGTGATGGCGCTGGATGCGCCAGTCGTCCATCTCGCGGCTGCCGAGGCCTCGAACGACGTGAAGTTCAAGGCCGGCGCCGAGCTTTCGAAATCGGTCAACTGA
- a CDS encoding efflux RND transporter permease subunit, producing MRDLEKRPEGSGSSGDDLDLADRVNALITDHPWRIVLAFVVVTGLFIGGIGGGGEQEAGTDQFTEGLEEQEALEDMQDDFERGDRDDGGSTANLFITDEHNTLSKPSLLRMLEFQERAENEDGLRVVSSTSPASLVAQQLDPEADTAETQRRAIERASQGELEAAIADADESMGLPVSTDFTRESAQADVAQIAVTYDTPPNADDTDKAALQTRTAELAGEIDGYETGENVEVFGNALIQEETVQLLGDTAIVVFPAALVLIMFFLLVAYRDPIDLSLGLLALVMTLVWTFGFMGYAGIPFSDSLVTVFPLLLAVGIDFGIHIINRYREERATGAAIGDAMGITTRQLSGAFLIVTITTVIGFAANLTSSLSQLRDFGIVAAVGIIFTFLIFGVFLPAGKVGLDRLREGTRIPNFGSAPLGNEDSVLGYVLPVGAKLARIAPAVVLVSALVFGGAAAAYGTGVDTEFSQEAFFPDEDRIAQYERLPEPFAPSDYTFMAVLDYLEEDFDQGFVGSVTVYVEDPDVRSDTAFRDVDRAIRDPPDAFKETDRRAEADSMISAMEQRKETDPEFAATVRRSDSNDDGLPDRDVDRVYDELLEEDAARQYVTSDRSATRIVYQVDVDADQTEATNAAEAVADDMKMDATATGSLVVNQALIDRISDSAIRSLIVAFILTAVFLMLSYWWLEGRMIYGVINLVPVLVTVAMLAGSMRLFDVPLSPFNAPILSVSIGLGVDYTVHFMHRFVDEYERGADVHDALAVTVRGTGGALTGSMLTTVCGLGVLYLALIPLIMEFGLLLALGVFYAYLTSILLLPSTIVVWDRLERRFGTIGDLQWRESARALTGRK from the coding sequence ATGAGGGACCTCGAGAAACGCCCTGAAGGTAGCGGTTCGAGCGGGGACGATCTCGATCTCGCCGATCGAGTCAACGCGTTGATCACCGACCACCCCTGGCGGATCGTCCTCGCGTTCGTCGTGGTGACCGGCCTGTTCATCGGTGGCATCGGTGGCGGTGGCGAGCAAGAGGCCGGAACCGACCAGTTCACCGAGGGTCTAGAGGAACAGGAAGCCCTCGAGGACATGCAGGACGACTTCGAACGCGGGGATCGTGACGACGGCGGATCGACCGCGAACCTGTTTATCACTGACGAGCACAACACCCTCTCGAAGCCGAGTCTCCTTCGGATGCTCGAGTTTCAGGAGCGTGCGGAAAACGAAGACGGGCTCCGGGTCGTCTCCTCGACGAGTCCGGCCTCGCTCGTCGCACAGCAACTCGATCCGGAGGCCGACACGGCCGAAACGCAACGACGCGCCATCGAGCGGGCCTCCCAAGGAGAACTGGAGGCGGCGATCGCAGATGCCGACGAGAGTATGGGGCTGCCGGTAAGCACGGACTTTACTCGTGAGTCGGCACAGGCGGACGTCGCTCAGATCGCCGTCACCTACGATACGCCGCCGAACGCGGACGATACCGACAAGGCCGCACTACAGACGCGAACGGCCGAACTGGCCGGCGAGATCGATGGCTACGAGACGGGCGAGAACGTCGAGGTCTTCGGCAACGCGCTCATCCAGGAAGAGACGGTGCAGTTGCTCGGAGACACCGCGATCGTCGTGTTCCCGGCGGCGCTCGTCTTGATCATGTTCTTCCTGCTCGTCGCCTATCGCGACCCGATCGACCTCTCGCTTGGGTTGCTGGCGCTGGTGATGACGCTGGTCTGGACGTTCGGGTTCATGGGGTATGCGGGGATCCCGTTCTCGGATTCGCTCGTCACGGTGTTTCCGCTGTTGCTCGCCGTCGGAATCGACTTCGGCATACACATCATCAACCGGTATCGCGAGGAACGAGCGACGGGAGCGGCGATCGGCGACGCGATGGGCATCACGACGCGCCAGCTTTCCGGTGCGTTCCTGATCGTCACGATCACGACCGTCATCGGATTCGCCGCGAACCTGACGAGTTCGCTCTCCCAGCTGCGTGACTTCGGTATCGTCGCCGCCGTCGGTATCATCTTCACGTTCCTCATCTTCGGGGTCTTCCTGCCGGCCGGGAAGGTCGGGCTGGATCGACTTCGGGAGGGAACGCGAATCCCGAACTTCGGATCTGCACCGCTCGGAAACGAGGACTCGGTTCTCGGGTACGTCCTTCCCGTGGGAGCGAAGCTCGCACGGATCGCGCCCGCCGTCGTGCTCGTGAGCGCGCTCGTCTTCGGTGGGGCAGCGGCAGCCTACGGGACGGGCGTGGATACGGAGTTCTCACAGGAGGCGTTCTTCCCGGACGAGGACCGGATCGCCCAGTACGAACGGCTTCCCGAGCCGTTCGCACCCAGCGATTACACGTTCATGGCCGTCCTCGACTACCTCGAGGAGGATTTCGATCAGGGATTCGTGGGGTCGGTCACCGTCTACGTCGAGGATCCGGACGTCAGATCGGACACCGCGTTTCGGGACGTCGACCGTGCGATCAGGGATCCCCCCGACGCGTTCAAAGAAACCGACCGCCGCGCGGAAGCCGATAGCATGATCAGCGCGATGGAGCAACGCAAGGAGACCGATCCCGAGTTCGCGGCAACGGTCCGGCGGAGCGATTCGAACGATGACGGACTTCCGGACCGGGACGTCGACCGGGTCTACGACGAACTGCTCGAGGAAGACGCGGCTCGGCAGTACGTCACGAGCGACCGAAGCGCGACCCGAATCGTGTATCAGGTAGACGTCGACGCGGACCAGACGGAGGCGACGAACGCCGCCGAAGCGGTCGCGGACGACATGAAGATGGACGCGACGGCGACGGGCAGTCTGGTGGTCAACCAGGCCCTCATCGACCGCATCAGCGACTCGGCGATCAGGAGTCTGATCGTCGCGTTCATCCTCACCGCCGTCTTCCTGATGCTGTCCTACTGGTGGCTCGAGGGACGGATGATCTACGGCGTGATCAACCTCGTCCCGGTCCTCGTGACCGTCGCGATGCTGGCGGGGTCGATGCGGCTCTTCGACGTTCCGCTCTCCCCGTTCAATGCCCCCATTCTGTCGGTCTCGATCGGGCTCGGCGTCGACTACACCGTCCACTTCATGCATCGGTTCGTCGACGAGTACGAGCGGGGAGCCGACGTTCACGATGCGCTCGCGGTTACGGTTCGTGGAACCGGCGGTGCCCTGACCGGCAGTATGCTCACGACCGTCTGCGGGCTCGGCGTGTTGTACCTAGCCTTGATCCCGCTGATCATGGAGTTCGGGCTCCTGCTCGCGCTTGGAGTCTTCTATGCCTACCTCACGTCGATCCTCCTGCTTCCGTCGACGATCGTCGTCTGGGACCGCCTCGAGCGGCGGTTCGGGACGATCGGTGACCTGCAGTGGCGGGAATCGGCTCGCGCCTTGACCGGACGGAAGTAG
- a CDS encoding COG1361 S-layer family protein, with product MSRRRRLALALAAITVVGFLAPLGATATLAQQAPQQSGNDLTRGEPELEVVNSNPEVTPGTETTLDVQIKNDGDLKTGSQADRVLTARGVTAEIEDAGPFESGSGEVAVGPIQDGTIATAPLELEVPEDVEPGKYEVDVKVRYAYTNRVSESQQRFTTTETLELDIVVPDEPRFSISNVETDVAPGENGDMTLEIENTGTEPANETRVSVTGSGGVTIDGGASENAIGDLAPNESTTTTVEAAIADSTSETAKSIEATFTYEDGSGIERMSTPTRSTFTPADEQSFSIRTLEDTLSVGYEGEVTGEVVNDGPRPVDDAVLIVEPMSDSLFVEDTRYALPELKSGEAATFRYPTDVSGDADAGARQLRFTVEYTGSGDTTLQDGPISERVVVDERTDEFSISDDGVSVRQGETSDLVLEITNERAETLSNIDARLYTEGDLDAPDDEAFVDELEPGESAELPFEVSAGDGARVETHPVELDFEYDTERGETVLSDVYQHPIEVEPGEDDGGGFPSTIVGILGALAVTGLGVGLWLRRS from the coding sequence GTGAGCCGCCGTCGGCGTCTCGCCCTGGCCCTCGCTGCGATCACCGTCGTCGGATTCCTCGCCCCGCTTGGCGCGACCGCAACGCTGGCACAACAGGCACCACAGCAGTCCGGCAACGATTTGACCCGCGGTGAACCGGAACTCGAGGTCGTCAACTCGAACCCCGAAGTGACGCCGGGTACCGAGACTACCCTCGACGTCCAAATCAAAAACGACGGAGACCTCAAAACCGGCTCACAGGCCGATCGGGTCCTGACGGCCCGCGGCGTCACCGCCGAGATTGAGGACGCCGGTCCCTTCGAATCCGGCTCCGGCGAGGTCGCCGTCGGTCCGATCCAGGACGGGACGATCGCGACTGCGCCGCTCGAACTCGAGGTTCCCGAGGATGTCGAGCCCGGCAAATACGAAGTCGACGTTAAAGTCAGGTACGCCTACACGAACCGCGTGTCGGAGTCCCAACAGCGATTCACGACGACGGAAACGCTCGAGCTAGACATCGTCGTTCCCGACGAACCGCGGTTTTCGATCTCGAACGTCGAGACCGACGTCGCGCCCGGCGAAAACGGCGATATGACGCTCGAGATCGAAAACACGGGAACGGAACCCGCGAACGAAACCCGCGTCTCCGTGACCGGGTCCGGTGGCGTCACGATCGATGGCGGGGCGAGCGAGAACGCCATCGGCGATCTCGCACCCAACGAGTCGACGACGACGACGGTCGAGGCGGCGATCGCCGACTCGACGAGTGAGACGGCCAAGTCGATCGAGGCGACGTTCACGTACGAAGACGGGTCGGGAATCGAACGGATGTCGACCCCCACGCGATCGACGTTTACGCCCGCGGACGAGCAGTCGTTCTCGATTCGAACGCTCGAGGACACCCTCTCGGTCGGCTACGAGGGAGAGGTGACCGGCGAAGTCGTCAACGACGGGCCACGACCCGTCGACGACGCAGTGCTGATCGTCGAGCCGATGAGCGATTCGCTGTTCGTCGAGGATACCCGCTACGCGCTGCCCGAACTGAAATCGGGTGAAGCCGCGACGTTCCGGTATCCGACCGACGTCAGCGGAGACGCCGATGCAGGTGCACGACAGCTTCGGTTTACCGTCGAATACACCGGGAGCGGCGATACGACGCTCCAAGACGGTCCGATCTCCGAGCGAGTCGTCGTCGACGAGCGCACCGACGAGTTCTCGATCAGCGACGACGGCGTCTCCGTCCGTCAAGGCGAAACCAGCGATCTCGTGCTCGAGATCACGAACGAGCGCGCGGAGACGCTGTCGAACATCGACGCCAGACTCTACACCGAGGGTGATCTCGACGCCCCCGACGACGAGGCGTTCGTCGACGAACTCGAGCCCGGCGAGTCGGCGGAGCTTCCGTTCGAAGTCTCGGCAGGGGACGGTGCACGCGTCGAGACCCACCCCGTCGAACTCGACTTCGAGTACGACACCGAGCGCGGGGAGACGGTCCTCTCGGACGTCTACCAGCATCCCATCGAGGTCGAGCCCGGGGAGGACGACGGGGGCGGGTTCCCGTCGACCATCGTCGGAATCCTGGGTGCACTCGCCGTCACCGGACTCGGCGTCGGCCTCTGGTTGCGACGGAGCTAA
- a CDS encoding TetR/AcrR family transcriptional regulator, with protein sequence MTIDVFDDPADTREEILAATYHSLRDHGYAGLTIQTIGEKLDRSPSLIYHHYEDKDALVLACLEYLLEYFQDELGQGSVDEPRARLEELLEWWFAMDQEEEWGAFVTTILELRSQAVHDPAYREHFTRSDRLFSESITAVLQAGIDDGAFRECDPEAVAETLQTTVLGTVLRRSSTEGDDWLGGVHDELNNYLRTRVYATENDSVRE encoded by the coding sequence GTGACGATCGACGTGTTCGACGACCCGGCGGATACCCGCGAAGAGATCCTGGCAGCGACCTATCACAGCCTCAGGGACCACGGTTACGCCGGGCTGACGATACAGACGATCGGCGAGAAACTCGACCGGAGCCCGTCGCTGATCTACCACCACTACGAGGACAAGGACGCGCTGGTACTCGCGTGCCTAGAATACCTCCTCGAGTACTTCCAGGACGAACTCGGGCAGGGCAGCGTCGACGAGCCGCGGGCGCGACTCGAGGAACTCCTCGAGTGGTGGTTCGCGATGGACCAAGAGGAGGAGTGGGGCGCGTTCGTAACGACGATTCTCGAACTCCGAAGCCAGGCGGTCCACGACCCGGCCTATCGGGAGCACTTCACCCGGAGCGATCGGCTGTTCAGCGAGTCGATCACGGCGGTGCTCCAGGCGGGTATCGACGACGGGGCCTTCCGCGAGTGCGATCCCGAGGCCGTCGCCGAGACGCTCCAGACGACGGTTCTCGGGACGGTGTTGCGCCGCTCGAGTACGGAGGGCGACGACTGGCTCGGAGGGGTTCACGACGAACTAAACAATTATCTTCGGACGCGCGTGTACGCGACCGAAAACGATTCTGTCAGAGAGTAA